A DNA window from Mesoplasma coleopterae contains the following coding sequences:
- a CDS encoding tRNA (cytidine(34)-2'-O)-methyltransferase: MMERQVNIVLYEPEIAQNVAAIIRTCVATNAKLHIIEPLGFIFKKEELNRASAGTFDLVEYELYDDWEDFCEKNPSIDLFCISRYGEKPHSDFDFNSYEKPVFVMFGKESTGIPKQIIKDNYKNTFRLPMSPQTRSINVANTVGIVTYEILRQWDYPTLSKTEVQKGKDYIMSERWKDEK, encoded by the coding sequence ATAATGGAAAGACAAGTTAATATAGTTTTATACGAACCAGAAATAGCTCAAAATGTTGCAGCTATCATTAGAACATGTGTTGCTACTAATGCTAAATTACATATTATTGAACCATTAGGTTTTATATTCAAAAAAGAGGAGTTAAATCGTGCAAGTGCAGGTACTTTTGATTTAGTTGAATATGAGTTATACGATGATTGAGAAGATTTTTGTGAAAAAAATCCAAGTATTGATTTATTCTGCATTTCAAGATATGGAGAAAAACCTCATAGTGATTTTGATTTTAATTCATATGAGAAACCTGTTTTTGTAATGTTTGGTAAAGAATCAACAGGAATTCCAAAACAAATAATAAAAGATAATTATAAAAACACTTTTAGACTGCCAATGTCACCTCAAACAAGAAGCATTAATGTAGCTAATACTGTTGGAATTGTAACTTATGAAATTTTAAGACAATGAGATTACCCAACTTTAAGTAAAACCGAAGTTCAAAAAGGTAAAGATTACATTATGAGTGAAAGATGAAAAGATGAAAAATAA
- a CDS encoding aminopeptidase P family protein, whose amino-acid sequence MKKQEIINQLLDSNSAEAILFYSPENRYWFSRFKSSLGYLLITKTKSYLLVDGRYITAARNSKNIPAEIEIKEFSNNLFTQIKEILKQHNVKKLGFESDWVHYADFEKYTSIFADQTLVPINCSEIRIVKDEWEIEQLQKACDITNEVFEAILDYVKPGMTEKELQRFIDNEFLVKGAEKISFDTIIASGVNGSMPHAVPTDKKIEIGDLVTIDMGCYYNGYCSDQTRTIAIGEIDPKLEDIYNAVYEAQSLGISLVSEGVNAGEIHKQVYDFIEKRGYAGYFTHGLGHGYGVEIHEEPYASAAGNTVLKENMTLTIEPGIYIPGLGGVRIEDDILVLKDGYRMLTSATRELVKLKF is encoded by the coding sequence ATGAAAAAACAAGAAATAATAAATCAATTATTAGACTCTAATTCAGCAGAAGCAATTTTATTTTACTCACCTGAAAACAGATATTGATTTTCAAGATTTAAATCTTCATTAGGATATTTATTAATAACTAAAACAAAAAGTTATTTATTAGTTGATGGAAGATACATTACAGCTGCAAGAAATTCAAAAAATATTCCAGCTGAAATAGAAATTAAGGAATTCTCAAACAATTTATTTACTCAAATAAAAGAAATATTAAAACAACATAATGTTAAAAAATTAGGATTTGAATCAGATTGAGTACATTATGCAGATTTTGAAAAATATACTTCAATTTTTGCAGATCAAACTTTAGTACCAATAAATTGTTCTGAAATTAGAATTGTTAAAGATGAATGAGAAATTGAACAGTTGCAAAAGGCTTGTGATATTACAAATGAAGTTTTTGAAGCAATTCTTGACTACGTAAAACCAGGAATGACTGAAAAAGAATTACAAAGATTTATAGATAATGAATTCTTAGTAAAAGGTGCTGAGAAAATTTCATTTGATACTATTATTGCATCTGGTGTAAACGGAAGTATGCCTCATGCTGTTCCAACTGACAAAAAAATTGAAATCGGAGATCTTGTAACTATTGATATGGGATGTTATTATAATGGGTATTGTTCAGATCAAACTAGAACTATTGCTATTGGTGAAATTGACCCTAAATTAGAAGACATTTATAATGCAGTTTATGAAGCACAATCGTTGGGAATAAGTTTAGTATCTGAGGGTGTTAATGCTGGAGAGATACATAAACAAGTGTATGATTTTATTGAAAAAAGAGGATACGCAGGATACTTTACTCATGGTTTAGGTCATGGTTATGGAGTTGAAATTCATGAAGAACCATACGCTTCAGCTGCAGGAAATACTGTTTTAAAAGAAAACATGACTTTAACAATTGAACCAGGTATTTATATTCCAGGATTAGGTGGAGTTAGAATTGAAGATGATATCTTGGTTTTAAAAGATGGTTACAGAATGCTAACTTCAGCAACAAGAGAACTAGTAAAACTTAAATTTTAA
- a CDS encoding acyltransferase family protein has product MKKRNSAFDILKIFLSIFVVLYHQYLHQGSVFNENFSQFDSWIFSIFSVVIASPVPIFILISAYLATISSKQDLRGFFKFGIDTFLYWVICVILVIIFVSGLNVDISISRTLTFGGRDWWYLWSFLIIKSISPILVHGIKNVNKLVSLTGIIFLLFMRFAFIKSNNNELFNAGTIIGFLSVYLVGIWMTFFLKEQIKNKSVIKASIIVCFTFVVFSFIFKIMQFWIDFNISKLLGFDSPMTPFPVIFSIFVFILITNVYIEEKKFINLIAKTLLPVYLFHFIFEIIMNQFIWSKVFKNSNSLGLYELNFFIALITWLITEAFALLIMYPHGFVSKYLNISLWATIHFINQKYKKILVKS; this is encoded by the coding sequence ATGAAAAAAAGAAATTCAGCGTTTGATATATTAAAAATATTTTTATCTATATTTGTTGTTTTATATCATCAATATTTGCATCAGGGAAGTGTTTTTAACGAAAATTTCAGTCAATTTGATAGTTGAATTTTTAGTATTTTTTCAGTAGTAATTGCTTCCCCTGTCCCTATTTTTATTTTGATATCTGCTTATCTTGCAACTATTTCATCTAAACAAGATTTAAGAGGTTTTTTTAAATTTGGCATAGACACTTTCTTATATTGAGTTATATGTGTTATTTTGGTTATTATTTTTGTTTCTGGCTTAAATGTTGATATTAGTATAAGTAGAACTTTAACTTTTGGAGGAAGAGATTGATGATATTTATGATCTTTTTTGATTATTAAATCTATTTCTCCAATATTAGTTCATGGTATAAAAAATGTTAATAAATTGGTTAGCTTAACAGGAATTATATTTCTTTTATTTATGAGATTTGCTTTTATAAAATCTAACAATAACGAGTTATTTAACGCCGGAACAATAATAGGTTTTTTGTCTGTCTATTTGGTAGGTATATGGATGACTTTTTTTCTAAAAGAACAAATAAAAAATAAAAGTGTTATAAAAGCTTCAATAATTGTTTGTTTTACGTTTGTTGTATTCTCTTTTATTTTTAAAATAATGCAATTTTGAATAGATTTTAATATTTCTAAACTATTAGGATTTGATTCACCAATGACACCTTTTCCTGTTATATTTAGCATATTTGTGTTTATTTTAATTACAAATGTTTATATTGAAGAGAAAAAGTTTATTAATTTAATTGCTAAAACTTTATTGCCAGTTTATTTATTTCACTTTATTTTTGAGATCATAATGAACCAATTTATTTGAAGCAAAGTTTTTAAAAACTCAAATAGTTTAGGCCTATATGAATTAAATTTCTTTATAGCTTTAATTACATGGCTTATTACAGAAGCATTTGCTCTTTTAATAATGTATCCGCATGGCTTTGTTTCAAAATATTTAAATATATCTCTTTGGGCAACAATTCATTTTATAAATCAAAAATATAAAAAAATCTTAGTTAAAAGCTAA
- a CDS encoding phosphotransferase family protein gives MKAVHGLSNKIFIKEKKIIKESYPYVDKYLDRVNEIKVYEQLNYLKNDFMIIPFEWKLNKTQLTSKTEFFDNAITLHETDICVNKMKSIIKIISKIHNLELINIKTFDPKEFLNFFIKNTKECLYDLDFIKEQVNSIIDNYWSDKSKPVFSHNDLVKGNFINYKKGWKVIDFEYAMYNHYLFDYASFVSESLNKKRWNVFLNLLNLSQTELNKITDLILYQNYLWIYWASYMFEQTNDQIFKDIAKEKFENIKS, from the coding sequence ATGAAAGCAGTTCACGGTTTAAGTAATAAAATATTTATTAAAGAAAAAAAAATAATTAAAGAATCTTATCCATATGTTGATAAATACCTTGATAGAGTTAATGAAATTAAGGTTTATGAACAATTAAATTATTTGAAAAATGATTTTATGATTATACCTTTTGAATGAAAACTTAATAAAACACAATTGACATCTAAAACTGAATTTTTTGATAATGCTATAACTCTTCATGAAACAGATATATGTGTTAATAAGATGAAATCAATAATTAAAATAATTAGTAAAATTCATAATCTAGAATTGATTAATATAAAGACATTTGATCCTAAAGAATTCTTAAATTTCTTTATTAAAAATACAAAAGAGTGTTTGTATGATTTAGATTTTATAAAAGAGCAAGTTAACTCAATAATAGATAATTATTGAAGTGATAAGTCTAAACCTGTTTTTTCTCACAATGACTTAGTAAAAGGTAATTTTATTAATTATAAAAAAGGGTGAAAAGTAATTGATTTTGAGTATGCAATGTATAATCACTATTTATTTGATTATGCTAGTTTCGTAAGTGAATCTTTAAATAAAAAAAGATGAAATGTATTTTTAAATTTATTAAATTTATCTCAAACAGAATTAAATAAAATAACTGATTTGATTTTATATCAAAATTACTTATGAATTTATTGGGCAAGTTATATGTTTGAACAAACTAACGATCAAATTTTTAAAGATATAGCCAAAGAAAAATTTGAAAATATAAAATCTTAG
- a CDS encoding lipoprotein, which translates to MKKLIALLGAFTLTASSASLVVACGNTAIPAYDNFAKLANATKPTLNDEGSIEQKGSTLVYYIGAQDNLSSLSFEYALKESVNLEQSASLDEAFDKLNESNASSTNTFGGKFKGIGEALGTNNTNGTDALNLVETNVTYNKKKDLWYFENQTELNTFSYTATGTKIELHGTTVDTVGDLWTDKATKKILNDWIKPSIARMVYANIDKHNQSWDKTKDKAEIKKVNEEINSRVDAIKNSKGPLFLIIRNGEFVGYLEGFEAYQQVRKDGDNPDLGESNYQQNDLINNFINGVQTIVHSKDIMTETYKSGNTNYNLNSRASQWNWKHWDNWVIRDSKSSSGSGSESGSESGSESYSYNLNKY; encoded by the coding sequence ATGAAAAAATTAATAGCTCTTTTAGGAGCGTTTACTTTGACTGCTTCATCAGCATCACTTGTAGTAGCTTGCGGAAATACAGCAATACCAGCTTATGATAATTTTGCAAAACTTGCTAATGCAACTAAACCAACATTAAACGATGAAGGTAGTATCGAACAAAAAGGTTCAACTCTTGTTTACTATATTGGTGCACAAGATAATCTTTCTTCTTTATCATTTGAATATGCATTAAAAGAATCAGTTAATCTTGAACAAAGTGCTTCATTAGATGAAGCTTTTGATAAATTGAATGAATCAAATGCTTCTTCTACAAATACATTTGGAGGAAAATTTAAAGGTATTGGTGAAGCTTTAGGAACTAATAATACAAATGGTACTGATGCTTTAAATTTAGTTGAAACAAATGTTACTTATAATAAGAAAAAAGATTTGTGATATTTTGAAAATCAAACTGAATTAAACACTTTCAGCTATACAGCTACTGGTACTAAAATTGAACTGCACGGAACAACTGTTGATACTGTTGGAGATTTATGAACAGATAAAGCAACTAAGAAAATATTAAACGATTGAATTAAACCTTCAATTGCTAGAATGGTTTATGCTAATATTGATAAACACAACCAATCATGAGATAAAACAAAAGATAAAGCAGAAATAAAAAAAGTTAACGAAGAAATAAATTCAAGAGTTGATGCTATTAAAAATTCAAAAGGACCTTTATTCTTAATTATTAGAAATGGTGAATTTGTAGGTTATTTAGAAGGATTTGAAGCTTATCAACAAGTTAGAAAAGATGGAGATAATCCAGATTTAGGTGAAAGCAATTATCAACAAAATGATCTTATAAATAATTTTATAAATGGTGTGCAAACTATTGTTCATTCTAAAGATATAATGACAGAAACATATAAATCAGGAAATACTAATTATAATTTAAATTCAAGAGCATCTCAATGAAATTGAAAGCATTGAGATAACTGAGTTATAAGAGATTCTAAATCATCATCAGGTTCAGGTTCAGAATCAGGTTCAGAATCAGGATCAGAATCATATTCATACAATTTAAATAAATACTAA
- a CDS encoding nicotinate-nucleotide adenylyltransferase: protein MKNNKKIALFGGSFDPVHTDHFNMAKACHDKLGFEEVWIIPTFLNPFKSSTKTSNEERLNLLNLIFENEDYIKIDQFEMNNQRVTTTYETVSHFKKMYPYYDFSFVIGSDNLNRLEEWNNFDELINLVNFIVFERSNNYKKEVAQKYNLPIYYFENNYLSSTKIRELEDLKLLIPKVNDYINYHLLYLDIRMKPFMDEQRYQHCLNVGEMAAKLAELNNIDPQKAKVAGTLHDITKRWSEEKQIAYLTKYEKALLGEPKPVWHSYTGAFHLKYDWLINDEEIINAVYNHTVGCEEMTTLDMIVFCADKISVERDYEDVQYYREECFKDLKTGFIKLLINQYDVAIKTHGIEAIGDKLLKTYNFYVKGDN from the coding sequence ATGAAAAATAATAAAAAAATAGCACTTTTTGGTGGTAGTTTTGATCCTGTCCATACTGACCATTTTAATATGGCTAAAGCATGTCATGATAAATTAGGTTTTGAAGAAGTTTGAATAATCCCTACCTTCTTAAATCCTTTCAAATCTTCAACTAAAACATCAAATGAAGAAAGACTTAATTTACTTAATTTAATTTTTGAAAATGAAGATTACATTAAAATTGATCAATTTGAAATGAATAATCAAAGAGTAACAACAACTTATGAAACTGTTTCTCATTTTAAAAAAATGTATCCTTATTATGATTTTTCTTTTGTAATAGGTTCTGATAATTTGAATCGTTTAGAAGAATGAAATAATTTTGATGAATTAATTAATTTGGTTAATTTTATTGTTTTTGAAAGAAGCAATAATTACAAAAAAGAAGTTGCGCAAAAATACAACTTGCCAATTTATTATTTTGAAAACAATTATTTAAGTTCAACTAAAATAAGAGAACTTGAAGATTTAAAATTATTAATTCCAAAAGTTAACGATTACATTAATTATCACTTATTATATCTAGATATAAGAATGAAACCATTTATGGATGAACAAAGATACCAACATTGTTTAAACGTTGGAGAAATGGCTGCTAAATTAGCTGAATTAAACAATATTGACCCACAAAAAGCAAAAGTTGCTGGAACATTACATGATATAACAAAGAGATGATCAGAAGAAAAGCAAATTGCATACTTAACTAAGTATGAAAAAGCTTTACTTGGTGAACCAAAACCAGTTTGACATTCATACACTGGAGCATTTCATTTAAAATATGATTGATTAATTAATGATGAAGAAATTATTAATGCAGTTTATAACCATACAGTTGGCTGTGAAGAAATGACAACATTAGATATGATAGTTTTTTGTGCAGACAAAATTAGTGTTGAACGTGATTATGAAGATGTTCAATATTATCGTGAAGAATGTTTTAAAGATTTAAAAACAGGATTTATTAAATTATTAATAAATCAATATGATGTAGCAATTAAAACTCATGGAATTGAAGCTATTGGAGATAAACTTTTAAAAACATATAATTTTTACGTAAAAGGAGATAATTAA
- a CDS encoding dihydrofolate reductase, which yields MIKMIWAQTKDGVIGKDNSLPWSIKEEMQHFRNTTLNQNVLMGSKTFESMNFKGLPNRINYVLTRDTNKYKHLEKDNLIFINNREEIIGKFKGMESKDIYIIGGSQIYELFFDDCDEIIRSVIKNHFEGNIHIKNFNYDNFDKINIVEKEHFYVEYMSRRK from the coding sequence ATGATTAAAATGATTTGAGCACAAACAAAAGATGGAGTGATAGGTAAAGATAATTCATTACCTTGATCAATTAAAGAAGAAATGCAGCATTTTAGAAATACAACATTGAATCAAAATGTATTAATGGGTAGCAAGACTTTTGAATCGATGAACTTTAAAGGATTGCCAAATCGTATTAATTATGTGCTAACAAGAGATACAAATAAGTATAAGCATTTAGAAAAAGATAATTTAATATTCATAAATAACAGAGAAGAAATCATTGGTAAATTTAAAGGAATGGAATCAAAAGATATTTATATAATAGGTGGTAGCCAAATTTATGAACTATTCTTTGATGACTGTGACGAAATAATAAGAAGTGTTATCAAAAATCATTTTGAAGGAAATATACATATCAAAAACTTTAATTATGATAATTTTGATAAAATAAATATAGTGGAAAAAGAGCACTTTTATGTAGAATACATGAGTAGGAGAAAATAA
- a CDS encoding lysophospholipid acyltransferase family protein, which translates to MTKEKEIIKTETKKPVAKKSTSTNKTTTAKKTTAKKTTAKKTNVKKVEVKENKTKAVETVQVFETKTSQEPKVKKEKNSKKKKEKLKLNFWKMTYMWFPMWNMMRKAKKISKKNIKSPGYFSEEYCYNFVKKAAKRILYVSDITVKCEGIENWLDRGVILAPNHQSNFDPVALVALNNFYLQQPLAFIAKKELWEDKKFGRFVRLMDCIPLDRKNPRSALEAFKEGKELVVDFRRSLAIFPEGTRSHSQEVGEFQPAALKVAQMANAPVVPVTIINSYQVFSKNRPKHIEIKVVFGKPIMPLKHISLKTEDLTKNTRKVVIENMEKWADKEMLLDHKIINKINLKNREDFKKTGKTKAKKAKDKKKIKDIFKVVD; encoded by the coding sequence ATGACTAAAGAAAAAGAAATTATTAAAACTGAGACTAAAAAACCTGTGGCTAAAAAAAGTACATCAACTAATAAAACTACAACAGCTAAAAAAACAACAGCTAAAAAAACAACAGCTAAAAAAACAAATGTAAAAAAAGTTGAAGTTAAAGAAAATAAAACAAAAGCAGTTGAAACTGTTCAAGTATTTGAAACAAAAACAAGTCAAGAACCAAAAGTTAAAAAAGAAAAAAACTCAAAAAAGAAAAAAGAAAAATTAAAATTAAATTTTTGAAAAATGACATACATGTGATTCCCTATGTGAAACATGATGCGAAAAGCAAAGAAAATTAGCAAAAAAAACATCAAAAGTCCAGGATACTTTTCAGAAGAATATTGTTATAACTTTGTTAAAAAAGCTGCAAAAAGAATATTGTATGTTTCAGATATTACAGTTAAATGTGAAGGAATTGAAAATTGATTAGATCGTGGTGTTATTTTAGCGCCTAATCATCAATCAAACTTTGATCCAGTAGCTCTTGTTGCTTTAAATAACTTTTACTTACAACAACCATTAGCATTCATTGCTAAAAAAGAATTATGAGAAGATAAAAAGTTTGGTAGATTTGTACGTTTAATGGATTGCATACCATTAGATAGAAAAAATCCAAGAAGTGCATTAGAGGCATTCAAAGAAGGAAAAGAATTAGTTGTTGATTTTAGACGTTCACTAGCTATATTCCCTGAAGGAACAAGAAGTCATTCACAAGAAGTGGGTGAATTCCAACCAGCAGCATTAAAAGTAGCTCAAATGGCTAATGCCCCTGTTGTTCCTGTAACAATCATTAACTCATACCAAGTATTTAGTAAAAACAGACCAAAACATATTGAAATCAAAGTTGTGTTTGGTAAACCAATCATGCCTTTAAAACATATTTCATTAAAAACAGAAGACTTAACAAAAAATACAAGAAAAGTTGTTATTGAAAATATGGAAAAATGAGCTGATAAAGAAATGTTATTAGATCACAAAATAATAAACAAAATTAACTTAAAAAATAGAGAAGATTTTAAAAAAACAGGTAAAACTAAGGCTAAAAAAGCAAAAGATAAGAAAAAAATTAAAGATATATTTAAAGTTGTTGATTAA
- a CDS encoding AEC family transporter, which yields MFYSGSVKAMIDVLSNFNFWSILIAASFIIFIGFIFERKTLIFADWEKVVVKIILYAALPALALKSFLIDINTDYIWESIFVAILGFIFYTSLTFGSKYFFIGKTKSLQDTLGMSVAFSSAVYFGVMIIKAISPADQQQSIDLYSSLFLIGFWIFMYSAADNIMKKKRYDENEVRNSLLDENQKFSFMNMLKVFKNPVIIATFIGIFLWLFQLIPGVKVIHIDNTYYSISRVDKFIPGLSQILSILAPLASPLAWFSMGAVLAKSQIKESFQSWLIWWATFVKNIITPLICVVLFIIFSLLLKITTGKGITSLAFVLCVAIIASPTANTIVGYAIIYNKEPKIASHVGTLTILTSIITIPFWILISSAIGATSFFS from the coding sequence ATGTTTTATAGTGGTTCAGTAAAAGCTATGATAGACGTATTATCAAATTTTAATTTTTGAAGTATTCTGATAGCTGCATCGTTTATTATTTTTATAGGTTTTATATTTGAAAGAAAAACACTCATTTTTGCTGATTGAGAAAAAGTTGTTGTTAAGATAATTTTATATGCAGCATTGCCTGCATTAGCACTTAAAAGTTTTTTAATTGATATAAATACTGATTATATTTGAGAATCTATTTTTGTAGCAATTTTAGGTTTTATATTTTATACAAGTTTAACCTTTGGATCCAAATATTTTTTCATAGGTAAAACAAAATCACTACAAGATACATTAGGAATGAGTGTTGCTTTTTCATCAGCAGTTTATTTTGGTGTAATGATTATAAAAGCAATATCTCCAGCTGATCAACAGCAGTCAATAGATTTATATTCATCATTATTTTTAATTGGTTTCTGAATTTTCATGTATTCAGCAGCGGATAATATAATGAAAAAGAAAAGATATGATGAAAACGAAGTACGAAATAGTTTGTTAGATGAAAATCAAAAGTTTTCATTTATGAATATGCTTAAGGTTTTTAAAAACCCAGTTATAATAGCTACATTTATAGGAATATTTTTATGATTATTTCAATTAATTCCAGGTGTGAAAGTAATACACATAGACAATACGTATTATTCAATAAGCAGAGTAGATAAATTTATTCCTGGTTTAAGTCAAATATTAAGCATATTAGCTCCATTAGCTAGTCCGCTTGCATGATTTTCAATGGGAGCAGTTTTAGCAAAGAGTCAAATTAAGGAATCTTTCCAATCATGATTAATTTGATGAGCTACTTTTGTTAAAAATATAATTACACCATTAATTTGCGTTGTATTATTTATCATATTTAGTTTATTACTTAAAATAACCACTGGAAAAGGTATAACTTCACTAGCATTTGTATTATGTGTAGCAATCATAGCTTCACCAACAGCAAACACAATCGTAGGTTATGCAATTATTTACAATAAAGAACCAAAAATCGCCTCTCATGTAGGTACTTTGACAATTTTAACAAGTATAATTACAATACCATTTTGAATACTAATATCATCTGCTATTGGTGCCACAAGTTTTTTCTCATAA
- a CDS encoding phosphatase PAP2 family protein, which yields MEIFAQLLKIDFLKYPSIYYLQSGYTDLYIVFALIAFIIIEYILINLNKKKGVDKDFWSWIFFVLILITWFIFMFLKVSSSWKFNMTVETIEGNILKFNIKKFISAKDFRILLVIIVILQFFILISVLLYAKLVWFKKPFFYENKYWVKCIQLIVFFFLAYGLVGSLKILMGRDYYNSIEAVLKERVNMFEDKYGIAIKFNPNWIKSPDGFQPWWIFNGLIGNPNKIDWSLEKLFNSNAFPSGHMAQMGMCGFAFIFIIDFKNPNNLSKGKIIGIYLFFVHQLFLVISFLINGSHWLTDTTFTWMWIIICSYLSIVIVNKIVNKKILVKN from the coding sequence ATGGAAATATTTGCACAGTTATTAAAAATTGATTTTCTAAAATATCCTTCAATTTATTATTTACAATCAGGTTACACAGATTTATACATTGTTTTTGCATTGATAGCCTTTATTATAATAGAATATATTTTAATAAATCTAAATAAGAAAAAAGGAGTAGACAAAGACTTTTGATCTTGAATATTTTTTGTTTTGATATTGATTACATGATTTATTTTTATGTTTTTAAAAGTAAGTAGTTCATGAAAATTTAATATGACGGTTGAAACTATTGAAGGAAATATCTTGAAATTTAATATAAAAAAATTTATTAGTGCAAAAGATTTTAGAATATTGTTAGTTATCATAGTTATTTTACAATTCTTTATATTAATAAGCGTACTATTATATGCAAAATTAGTTTGATTTAAAAAACCATTTTTTTATGAAAATAAATACTGAGTTAAATGTATTCAACTAATTGTTTTTTTCTTTTTAGCTTATGGATTAGTAGGATCATTAAAAATCTTGATGGGAAGAGATTACTATAACTCAATTGAAGCTGTTTTGAAAGAAAGAGTAAACATGTTTGAAGACAAATATGGAATTGCGATAAAATTTAATCCAAATTGAATTAAATCACCAGATGGTTTTCAACCTTGATGAATTTTTAATGGTTTAATTGGTAATCCAAATAAAATAGATTGATCTCTTGAAAAATTATTTAATTCTAATGCTTTTCCATCAGGACACATGGCTCAAATGGGAATGTGTGGATTTGCATTTATTTTTATAATTGATTTTAAAAATCCAAATAATTTGTCAAAAGGAAAAATAATTGGAATTTATTTATTCTTTGTACATCAATTATTTTTAGTTATATCATTTTTAATTAATGGAAGTCACTGACTTACTGATACAACATTTACTTGAATGTGAATTATTATATGTTCTTATTTATCAATAGTTATAGTTAATAAAATAGTAAATAAAAAAATCTTAGTTAAAAACTAA
- the rpmG gene encoding 50S ribosomal protein L33, producing MREKYILRCTECKNENYIGKNDKKKEKIEVKKFCSNCNKHELHKQKK from the coding sequence ATGCGTGAAAAATATATTCTACGTTGTACAGAATGTAAAAATGAAAATTACATTGGTAAAAACGATAAGAAAAAAGAAAAAATAGAAGTTAAAAAATTCTGCAGCAACTGTAACAAACACGAATTACATAAACAAAAAAAATAG
- a CDS encoding non-canonical purine NTP pyrophosphatase gives MNKKELWIATNNEGKIKEFKMLLPDYEIKSVKDLPEYVEPEENGETLLENAKIKAEALSKYINGWAIGDDTGYFFDALDGFPGVYSRRWAYPVTDFKEICKMIMKKTENSDNKNMSMQTAIVICNCNQNESFEALGVTKGVMGEELKVSDHTFGYDYIFKPEPFNVYCAELTEEEKINCSARAYALNEIKKIIEKEIK, from the coding sequence ATGAATAAAAAAGAATTATGAATAGCTACCAATAATGAGGGTAAAATCAAAGAATTTAAAATGCTACTACCTGATTATGAAATAAAAAGTGTTAAAGACTTACCAGAATATGTTGAACCAGAAGAAAATGGTGAAACTTTATTAGAGAACGCAAAAATTAAAGCTGAAGCACTTTCAAAATATATTAATGGCTGAGCTATTGGAGATGATACTGGTTATTTTTTTGATGCACTTGATGGTTTTCCGGGAGTTTATTCAAGAAGATGAGCATATCCAGTAACTGATTTTAAAGAGATATGTAAAATGATAATGAAAAAAACAGAAAATTCAGATAACAAAAATATGAGCATGCAAACTGCAATTGTAATTTGTAATTGCAATCAAAATGAAAGTTTTGAAGCTTTAGGTGTTACTAAAGGTGTTATGGGAGAAGAATTAAAAGTGTCAGATCATACTTTTGGTTATGACTATATTTTTAAACCAGAACCATTCAATGTTTATTGCGCTGAATTAACTGAAGAAGAAAAGATAAATTGTTCTGCAAGAGCATATGCACTAAATGAAATTAAGAAAATAATTGAAAAGGAAATTAAATAA
- a CDS encoding holo-ACP synthase has protein sequence MIEKIGIDIVENKRVNLRQSFLNKVLSSSELDKLQTILSKKSKIEFVAGRWAVKEAIIKTLNNDQNFVMSKINIGYTEKTPIILNKELKNILISISHEKKYSVGMAVKQND, from the coding sequence ATGATAGAAAAAATTGGAATTGATATTGTTGAAAATAAAAGAGTTAATTTAAGACAAAGTTTTTTAAATAAAGTTTTATCAAGTTCTGAACTTGATAAGTTACAAACAATATTGTCAAAAAAATCTAAGATTGAATTTGTTGCAGGCAGATGAGCAGTTAAAGAAGCAATCATTAAAACTTTAAATAATGATCAAAATTTTGTGATGAGTAAAATTAATATAGGTTATACTGAAAAAACACCAATTATTTTAAATAAGGAATTAAAAAATATATTAATTTCAATTTCACATGAAAAAAAATACTCAGTTGGTATGGCGGTGAAACAAAATGATTAA